In Bacteroidia bacterium, a genomic segment contains:
- the rnr gene encoding ribonuclease R translates to MTKRNLSNKKSQNKRKLKTKKSQNQKGNRQDQLWKRAVLALLKNNRNKSFSVKQIAAETGLYNEIPNTKIHSLADLLVEEGQAEYLDKGQYKFLAIPESLTGTLEVTRSGVGFLLVENGSDIFINSSGMGKAMNGDIVKVRLIKRRRKNGRMEGEVIEVVHRAKTEFVGTVEEGLPGRFFLLPDDRRINIDFYIPNEHLNGAKDGQKVWTKLLNWEKRSPEVEVLSVLGEAGEHNTEMHAILLQYGFDPNFPPEVEQEAENISEEITESEIAKRKDFRGITTITIDPIDAKDFDDALSLRKLENGNYEVGIHIADVSHYVKRGSAIDREGFRRATSVYLVDRTVPMLPEKLSNKVCSLRPNEDKLTYSAVFEMDSEAKILHQWIGRTVIHSDYRFHYDEAQDVLDGKADGPFREELITLDTLAKKLRAKRMGAGSIEFESVEVKFKLDENGHPLGVVRKEMKDANRLIEDFMLLANRRVSEYIFNIFSNPPLPSVYRIHDKPDPEKLSTLGRFVSHFGYDVNFEENKGTSEKLNKLLESVQNTPEKNVIETIAIRSMAKAIYSTKNIGHFGLGFQFYSHFTSPIRRYPDMMIHRLLTQYGNKDYKQDPIVLEQELKHCSNQERTAAEAERASIKYKQVEFLEDKIGQQFDGVISGVIDAGIFIELTENMCEGFVPVRTLENDYYVYDEENYCIRGKDTGEVFRLGDPVIVEISGTDLKRRSVDMIMIGKREVEQ, encoded by the coding sequence ATGACAAAAAGAAACTTGTCTAACAAAAAATCACAAAACAAACGAAAACTCAAGACAAAAAAATCACAGAATCAAAAGGGCAACCGACAAGATCAACTTTGGAAAAGAGCCGTACTTGCTCTTCTGAAGAATAACCGCAATAAGTCGTTTTCAGTCAAACAGATTGCTGCAGAAACGGGTCTTTACAACGAAATTCCTAATACCAAAATTCACTCCCTGGCAGATCTCCTGGTTGAGGAAGGCCAGGCAGAATACCTCGATAAAGGGCAATACAAATTCCTCGCAATACCTGAATCCCTTACCGGAACGCTGGAGGTAACCCGCAGCGGTGTCGGATTTCTGTTGGTAGAAAATGGCTCTGATATATTTATTAATAGCTCTGGCATGGGTAAAGCCATGAATGGAGACATTGTAAAAGTCAGGCTGATCAAGCGAAGACGGAAAAATGGACGAATGGAAGGAGAAGTGATAGAAGTTGTCCATCGTGCAAAAACTGAATTTGTAGGTACAGTCGAAGAAGGTCTTCCTGGCAGATTTTTTCTCCTGCCCGATGACCGCAGGATTAATATAGACTTCTATATTCCCAACGAACACCTCAATGGAGCTAAAGACGGGCAAAAAGTCTGGACAAAACTGCTGAATTGGGAAAAACGTTCACCGGAAGTAGAAGTTTTGTCTGTTCTCGGTGAAGCTGGTGAGCACAATACCGAAATGCACGCCATTCTCCTTCAATATGGATTTGACCCTAATTTCCCGCCAGAAGTAGAGCAGGAAGCCGAAAATATTTCAGAGGAAATCACGGAAAGTGAAATCGCAAAACGGAAAGACTTTCGGGGAATCACGACAATTACCATCGACCCTATCGATGCTAAAGACTTCGATGATGCCTTATCCCTGCGAAAGCTGGAAAACGGCAATTATGAAGTAGGGATACATATTGCAGATGTTTCACATTATGTAAAGCGGGGTAGTGCCATTGACCGGGAAGGATTCCGAAGAGCAACTTCCGTTTATCTGGTGGACCGTACCGTGCCGATGTTGCCCGAAAAGCTTTCAAATAAGGTGTGCAGTCTTCGCCCCAATGAGGATAAACTAACCTATTCTGCGGTATTTGAGATGGATAGCGAAGCGAAGATTCTCCATCAATGGATTGGGCGCACGGTGATTCACTCCGACTATCGTTTCCATTATGACGAGGCGCAGGATGTACTGGATGGAAAAGCGGATGGGCCGTTTCGTGAAGAACTGATCACGCTCGACACCCTTGCCAAAAAGCTCAGAGCAAAAAGGATGGGTGCAGGCAGCATCGAATTTGAAAGTGTAGAAGTCAAATTTAAACTCGATGAAAACGGCCACCCTCTGGGAGTCGTTCGAAAAGAAATGAAAGATGCCAACCGGCTGATAGAAGACTTCATGTTGTTGGCCAATCGCCGGGTGTCAGAATACATTTTTAACATTTTTAGCAATCCGCCGCTGCCGTCTGTTTATCGCATTCACGATAAGCCAGATCCCGAAAAGTTGTCCACACTTGGCCGTTTTGTCAGCCACTTTGGTTACGATGTGAATTTTGAGGAAAATAAAGGGACATCAGAAAAACTTAACAAGTTACTGGAGTCGGTACAAAATACACCTGAAAAAAATGTCATCGAGACCATTGCGATCCGGTCTATGGCCAAAGCCATTTATTCCACTAAAAATATTGGACATTTTGGGCTTGGATTTCAGTTCTACTCTCATTTTACCAGTCCGATCCGCCGGTATCCAGATATGATGATCCATCGTTTACTTACCCAGTATGGAAATAAAGACTACAAACAGGATCCAATTGTGCTGGAGCAGGAACTCAAACATTGCTCTAATCAGGAAAGAACCGCGGCAGAAGCAGAACGCGCATCTATCAAGTACAAACAGGTAGAATTTCTTGAAGATAAAATCGGCCAGCAGTTTGACGGCGTAATATCCGGTGTGATTGATGCAGGTATTTTTATCGAACTGACTGAAAACATGTGTGAAGGATTTGTGCCGGTACGTACCCTGGAAAATGATTACTATGTATATGATGAAGAAAATTATTGTATCCGTGGCAAAGATACGGGAGAGGTTTTCCGGCTGGGAGACCCGGTGATTGTAGAGATTTCCGGTACAGACTTAAAACGCCGTTCAGTAGACATGATTATGATTGGGAAAAGAGAAGTGGAACAGTAG
- the clpB gene encoding ATP-dependent chaperone ClpB, with protein MNFNNYTIKAQESIQRASEVAKDLRHQSIETGHLLKSLLILDDSIIPFILRKIGVNITFLEKKLDEYLETYPKVEGATGGGYLSNDLHATLEIANKEAGRLQDEFVTLEHLLLALVKSKNGISAILKEQGVTEKNLNAVIEEIRGGNRATDQNAEAKYNALQKYARNLNEMARKGKLDPVIGREDEIRRVIHILSRRTKNNPILVGEPGVGKTAIAEGLAFRIIQGDVPENLKSKTIFSLDMGALIAGAKFRGEFEERLKAVLKEVVGAEGAIILFIDEIHTLVGAGKTDGAMDAANILKPALARGELRAIGATTLDEYQKYIEKDKALERRFQTVVIAEPSVEDTVSILRGLKERYEVHHGVRITDAAIVAAAELSNRYISDRFLPDKAIDLIDESAAKLRLEMDSMPEALDEIERKVRHLEIEREALKREKEPKKLEEIEEQLANLEVDRTRLRAHWETEKDIIQQIRKSKSSVEDLKVEAEEAERRADFGKVAEIRYGAIVEMEKKIQRLNQQLIDYQSDMRMLKEEVEAEDIAEIIARWTGIPVSRMVESERQKLLRLEDELHRRVVGQEEAIEAVSDAIRRSRAGLQDPNRPIGSFIFLGSTGVGKTELAKALAEFLFDDERSMVRIDMSEYQEKHSVSRLVGAPPGYVGYEEGGQLTEAVRRKPYSVVLLDEIEKAHPDVFNILLQVLDDGRLTDNKGRVVNFKNTIIIMTSNIGAHYIQEKFEELTDNNKDALMVIIKDQVLDLLKKHLRPEFLNRVDEAIVFSPLSELDMKKIVKIQVDNLCVKLAEMGITLHFEEPVLEFLASLGYDPQFGARPVKRLLQKEVVNALSKEILSGSVSRDSMINISIQNGRIRFTQDQEKQKTTE; from the coding sequence ATGAACTTTAATAATTATACTATAAAAGCCCAGGAATCGATCCAAAGGGCAAGTGAAGTGGCCAAAGATCTTCGCCACCAATCTATCGAAACAGGACACCTCCTAAAATCCCTGTTGATATTGGATGATAGCATCATTCCCTTTATACTGCGGAAAATAGGCGTAAATATTACCTTCCTTGAGAAAAAGCTCGATGAATACCTCGAAACATATCCGAAAGTCGAAGGAGCTACGGGAGGCGGTTATTTATCCAATGACCTGCATGCAACCCTCGAAATTGCCAATAAGGAAGCCGGCCGGTTGCAGGACGAGTTTGTAACCCTCGAACACTTACTTCTCGCGCTAGTGAAGTCGAAGAATGGCATTTCCGCTATATTAAAAGAGCAAGGCGTTACCGAAAAAAATCTGAATGCTGTAATTGAAGAAATACGGGGAGGGAACCGCGCCACAGACCAAAATGCTGAGGCAAAATATAATGCACTTCAGAAATACGCCCGCAATCTTAACGAAATGGCCCGCAAAGGGAAGCTGGATCCGGTGATAGGCCGGGAAGATGAGATCCGCCGGGTAATTCATATTCTTTCCCGCCGAACCAAAAACAATCCTATACTGGTAGGAGAACCCGGTGTAGGTAAAACGGCAATTGCAGAGGGGCTTGCTTTTCGCATCATTCAGGGAGATGTACCCGAAAATCTGAAATCCAAAACCATCTTCTCTCTGGACATGGGGGCATTGATCGCCGGAGCCAAGTTTCGGGGAGAGTTTGAAGAAAGGCTGAAAGCCGTACTGAAAGAAGTTGTTGGGGCAGAAGGAGCCATTATTCTGTTTATTGACGAAATCCATACCCTCGTTGGAGCCGGTAAAACAGATGGTGCTATGGACGCAGCTAATATTCTGAAACCCGCATTGGCCAGAGGCGAGCTCCGTGCCATTGGCGCAACGACACTCGATGAATATCAGAAGTATATAGAAAAAGATAAAGCACTGGAAAGGCGGTTTCAGACTGTGGTAATTGCCGAGCCCAGCGTGGAAGATACCGTCTCTATTCTTCGGGGGCTTAAGGAGCGATATGAAGTGCATCATGGTGTGCGAATTACCGATGCCGCGATAGTCGCTGCCGCAGAATTGTCCAACCGCTATATATCAGATCGTTTTCTCCCTGACAAGGCGATTGACCTGATTGACGAATCAGCGGCTAAACTCCGGCTGGAGATGGACTCCATGCCCGAAGCGCTCGATGAAATCGAGCGAAAAGTTCGCCATCTCGAAATCGAACGGGAAGCCCTGAAACGAGAAAAAGAACCTAAAAAACTTGAGGAAATCGAAGAGCAGCTAGCCAATCTCGAAGTCGACAGAACACGCCTTCGCGCGCATTGGGAAACAGAAAAAGATATTATTCAGCAAATAAGGAAATCGAAATCCTCGGTTGAGGATCTTAAAGTCGAAGCCGAAGAAGCAGAAAGAAGAGCTGACTTTGGAAAAGTAGCGGAAATCCGTTATGGCGCAATTGTGGAGATGGAGAAAAAAATCCAAAGACTGAATCAGCAGCTGATAGATTATCAGTCAGATATGCGAATGCTAAAGGAAGAAGTGGAAGCAGAAGATATCGCTGAAATCATTGCCCGTTGGACGGGAATCCCGGTTAGCCGGATGGTTGAAAGCGAAAGGCAAAAACTACTCAGACTCGAAGATGAACTTCACCGAAGGGTAGTCGGGCAGGAGGAGGCCATTGAAGCAGTTTCTGATGCCATACGGCGTAGCCGTGCAGGTCTGCAAGATCCTAACCGGCCAATAGGCTCGTTTATTTTCCTGGGCTCTACCGGTGTGGGCAAAACCGAGCTTGCCAAAGCACTCGCAGAATTCCTATTTGATGATGAACGGTCAATGGTGCGGATTGACATGTCTGAGTATCAGGAAAAACATTCGGTCAGTCGCCTGGTAGGAGCGCCTCCCGGATATGTTGGTTATGAAGAAGGTGGACAACTGACAGAAGCGGTGAGACGCAAACCGTATTCTGTGGTGCTGCTCGACGAAATCGAAAAGGCTCACCCTGATGTTTTTAACATTTTACTCCAGGTATTGGACGATGGACGTCTTACGGATAACAAAGGCAGGGTTGTGAACTTTAAAAACACAATTATTATCATGACCTCCAATATAGGCGCGCATTATATTCAGGAAAAATTTGAGGAGCTTACCGACAATAACAAAGATGCCCTGATGGTCATCATTAAAGATCAGGTTCTGGATCTGCTGAAAAAACATCTTCGCCCGGAATTTCTCAATCGGGTTGATGAAGCGATTGTTTTCTCTCCGCTGAGCGAACTGGATATGAAAAAAATTGTAAAAATCCAGGTTGACAATTTATGTGTAAAATTGGCAGAGATGGGCATAACCCTTCATTTTGAAGAGCCCGTGCTCGAATTTTTGGCCAGCCTGGGTTATGATCCTCAGTTTGGTGCAAGGCCTGTTAAAAGATTGCTTCAGAAAGAAGTTGTAAATGCCCTTTCTAAAGAAATTCTTTCAGGGTCTGTATCCAGAGATTCAATGATCAATATCTCCATTCAGAATGGGAGAATACGATTTACTCAGGATCAGGAAAAACAAAAGACGACCGAATAA
- a CDS encoding energy transducer TonB has protein sequence MQHRSGNRMSQKRHCQIRDNYRTPAIDDFVFVHKEPVAINYMEVSNAIGYPSVAKEAGIEGSVIVRVLVDEHGNYLKHKVISQAHPLLGRSCDSYVNNLYFTPAVRDGQPVKFWVNIPFHFHN, from the coding sequence ATGCAGCATAGATCCGGCAATAGAATGTCTCAGAAACGCCATTGTCAGATCAGAGACAATTACCGTACGCCGGCTATAGACGATTTTGTGTTTGTACATAAAGAGCCGGTTGCTATCAATTATATGGAAGTGAGTAATGCAATTGGTTATCCTTCTGTTGCAAAAGAAGCGGGAATTGAAGGATCTGTCATCGTGCGGGTACTGGTAGATGAGCACGGAAACTACCTCAAGCATAAAGTCATTTCCCAGGCACACCCACTTTTGGGAAGAAGTTGTGACTCCTACGTAAATAATCTGTACTTCACGCCTGCGGTCAGAGATGGGCAGCCTGTTAAGTTTTGGGTAAATATCCCCTTTCATTTTCACAATTAA
- a CDS encoding energy transducer TonB translates to MLPSTRISWIIFTAAAMSLAGSLAWTDAISSMQLDYAHETDEVDLPPYIQNREEIAHMIGYPALAWDSGIEGTVVLRILVDETGGYLTHEVTGNSHPLLQIPCEHFAHFLFFSPARTNGQPVKCWVEIPFEFEIP, encoded by the coding sequence ATGTTACCCTCAACACGTATTTCCTGGATCATCTTTACCGCAGCCGCGATGTCATTGGCTGGTAGTTTGGCATGGACTGACGCGATATCCTCTATGCAGTTGGATTATGCCCATGAAACTGATGAAGTTGATCTTCCCCCTTATATTCAGAATCGCGAAGAGATCGCCCATATGATTGGTTATCCTGCATTGGCGTGGGACTCAGGTATAGAGGGCACCGTTGTTCTTCGGATACTTGTAGATGAAACCGGTGGTTATCTGACTCATGAAGTAACCGGAAATTCACATCCACTACTTCAAATTCCCTGTGAACACTTCGCACATTTTTTGTTTTTCTCTCCCGCCCGGACTAATGGTCAGCCCGTGAAGTGCTGGGTCGAAATTCCATTTGAGTTCGAAATTCCCTAA
- a CDS encoding PKD domain-containing protein: MKQLFTLMIRKIFPHTSLAILLSLLLQTQLQGQCVTSYPYLQNFDSGPAGWTASVSGITGWSLGTPAKSVINSASSAPNSWVTGGLNLPYTANNSSWVNSPCFDFSTLLNPAISMRIWWESEFSWDGAALLSSIDGGATWQVVGGLLDPVNWYTDNSVNGGQTGGPCGQLLGWTGRAATNTGSQMWVTAQHKLNGLAGKPNVRFRICFASDFSNQYDGFAFDDIIIADLPAVNLGPDTVICVTDTLVLDACVPSATDYQWTSSVADTFCTKSVVNSGFYIVIVKDTLGFIVRDTIQVSVSATNVQLPTAQLICPGDTITLNASNPWASHLWLPGNVQGQTLDVFQTGTYIAVVSDTFGCVSIDSVAITVDFVPNVDLGPDTTICIGESIVLDAGAANPGTNYLWNFGSASSQTIIVTAPGTYIVTVTTAAQCTTSDTMDLSVQLSPVVNLGPDRIECGEFSLNANNAGSTFLWSTGSNTQTITSTNAGQYWVSVTNVFGCANSDTVNITKGTIPIVDLGPDLVICNNQSTTISAGNPGSQYLWSTSATTQSITVNSPGEYSVQVTNADNCTSTDTVKVVLSPLTVELGSNFTICNGDSTLLNAGNTGNNYTWSTGATTPTIYITSGGTYSVTVSDTAGCTAQDVIIISGQANFVADFDITPDTSVLYQVMQFSDLSGGNPTSWLWDFGDGLTSTQKNPTHAYQSVDTFNVCLTVSDGICTNTVCQKLFVDIFAGLEEELGLKLNVYPNPNGGQFTVDISLENSENTELEILDLSGRILYQKSLGYVYTHNENVNLAKAAKGLYLLKLTVGGVDVYRKIMVR; this comes from the coding sequence GTGAAGCAATTATTTACACTGATGATCAGAAAAATTTTCCCTCATACATCTCTGGCAATACTGCTGAGTTTGCTGTTACAAACCCAACTTCAGGGACAGTGTGTAACTTCTTACCCGTATTTGCAAAATTTCGACAGTGGTCCGGCCGGTTGGACAGCTTCTGTCTCCGGGATCACTGGATGGTCTCTGGGAACACCTGCCAAATCTGTTATCAACTCTGCCTCTTCGGCTCCCAACTCATGGGTTACCGGTGGATTAAACCTCCCCTATACGGCTAACAACAGCTCCTGGGTAAATAGTCCGTGTTTTGATTTTTCGACTTTACTTAATCCGGCTATTTCCATGAGAATTTGGTGGGAGAGTGAATTTAGCTGGGACGGTGCCGCGCTACTTTCGTCTATAGATGGCGGGGCGACCTGGCAAGTAGTAGGAGGCCTGCTTGATCCGGTCAACTGGTATACAGACAACTCTGTGAACGGAGGGCAGACGGGTGGTCCATGCGGACAGCTTCTGGGCTGGACCGGTCGGGCCGCAACCAATACCGGATCGCAAATGTGGGTAACGGCTCAACACAAATTAAATGGGCTCGCCGGAAAACCGAATGTTCGTTTCCGGATTTGTTTTGCTTCTGATTTTTCCAATCAATATGATGGTTTTGCTTTTGATGACATCATTATTGCAGACCTTCCTGCCGTAAATCTTGGCCCGGATACGGTAATCTGTGTTACTGATACATTGGTTCTTGATGCCTGTGTTCCTTCCGCAACGGATTATCAATGGACCAGCAGTGTTGCAGATACATTTTGTACAAAATCTGTGGTAAACTCCGGATTCTACATTGTAATAGTAAAGGATACGCTGGGATTTATAGTCAGAGATACGATTCAGGTTTCTGTATCTGCTACCAATGTACAGCTTCCCACAGCTCAACTGATTTGTCCCGGAGATACGATTACCTTAAATGCTTCCAACCCGTGGGCAAGCCATCTCTGGCTTCCTGGCAATGTGCAGGGACAAACACTCGATGTCTTTCAGACGGGTACCTATATCGCCGTGGTATCAGATACTTTTGGGTGTGTAAGTATAGACTCTGTGGCGATAACGGTGGACTTTGTGCCCAACGTGGACCTGGGGCCTGATACGACAATTTGTATCGGCGAATCGATCGTTCTGGATGCCGGTGCGGCTAATCCTGGCACCAACTACCTGTGGAACTTTGGCAGTGCATCCTCCCAAACCATTATTGTAACTGCACCAGGTACGTATATCGTAACCGTTACTACAGCGGCTCAATGCACGACATCTGATACGATGGATTTGAGTGTACAACTTTCGCCCGTCGTTAATCTTGGACCAGATAGAATTGAGTGTGGTGAATTTTCCCTGAACGCCAACAATGCAGGTTCGACCTTCCTTTGGTCAACCGGGTCAAACACTCAGACCATTACTTCCACTAATGCCGGCCAGTATTGGGTATCTGTTACCAATGTTTTTGGTTGTGCGAATTCCGATACAGTTAACATTACAAAGGGTACAATTCCCATTGTGGACCTGGGACCTGATCTGGTAATATGTAATAACCAATCAACCACTATCAGCGCGGGGAATCCGGGCAGTCAATATCTTTGGTCAACTTCTGCTACTACTCAATCTATTACTGTCAATTCTCCCGGAGAGTACTCCGTACAGGTAACCAATGCGGATAACTGTACATCCACGGATACGGTAAAGGTTGTGCTCTCTCCGCTCACAGTTGAACTGGGGTCAAACTTTACTATTTGCAACGGCGATTCTACTTTATTGAATGCCGGAAATACAGGAAATAATTATACCTGGTCAACCGGAGCAACTACCCCCACGATCTATATTACTTCCGGTGGCACCTATTCGGTAACGGTTTCGGATACTGCGGGTTGTACCGCACAGGATGTGATCATTATCTCAGGACAAGCCAATTTTGTCGCAGACTTTGATATTACACCCGATACTTCTGTTTTATACCAGGTTATGCAGTTTTCGGATCTCAGCGGAGGTAATCCAACTTCCTGGCTATGGGATTTTGGCGACGGACTGACATCCACACAAAAAAATCCAACCCACGCATATCAGTCTGTTGACACCTTCAATGTATGCCTGACTGTCAGTGATGGGATCTGTACCAATACGGTCTGCCAGAAGTTGTTTGTTGATATTTTTGCTGGTCTCGAAGAAGAACTGGGCCTCAAACTGAATGTATATCCAAACCCCAACGGTGGACAGTTTACCGTTGATATTTCCCTCGAAAACAGCGAGAACACAGAATTGGAAATACTGGATCTTTCAGGCCGTATTCTGTACCAGAAGTCTTTGGGGTATGTTTATACTCACAACGAGAATGTAAATCTTGCTAAGGCAGCAAAAGGACTATATCTGTTGAAGCTGACAGTCGGCGGGGTGGATGTTTACCGGAAGATAATGGTGCGTTAA
- a CDS encoding homoserine kinase, whose product MQNEVHVFAPASVANVACGFDTLGFAIQRPGDEVIARFSSKPGLHISRIIGDSGKLSLEPSQNTAGVAALSLLNRLGNFPGDYPGIELEIHKGIAIGSGLGSSACSAVAGAVAVNELLDRPFEKKELLPFALDGEALASGGAIHADNVGPCLLGGIVLVRSNKDMDTVNIRVPDNLYAAVVLPELEVLTVVARNILRKEIPLSDAITQWGNLGGIIAGFTMSDYQLIGRSLNDVIAEPYRSALIPGFYDVKEAALEAGALGCSISGAGPSVFALCEGDVTAFRVGIAMQNAFTRAGIPSERFISTINTLGAERIR is encoded by the coding sequence ATGCAGAATGAAGTACATGTATTTGCCCCGGCGAGTGTGGCAAATGTAGCTTGTGGTTTTGATACACTTGGATTTGCCATCCAGCGACCGGGCGATGAAGTGATCGCAAGATTTTCTTCTAAACCCGGATTGCATATCAGCCGGATTATAGGAGATAGCGGGAAATTATCGCTTGAACCTTCTCAAAACACAGCGGGTGTTGCCGCACTTTCCCTGCTCAACCGGCTCGGCAATTTTCCGGGTGACTATCCGGGAATTGAGCTGGAAATCCATAAAGGAATTGCCATTGGCAGTGGCCTTGGATCCAGTGCGTGCAGTGCCGTAGCCGGTGCTGTAGCAGTCAATGAATTGCTCGACCGGCCTTTTGAAAAAAAGGAACTCCTCCCATTTGCACTCGATGGAGAAGCCCTTGCCAGTGGTGGAGCCATCCATGCCGACAACGTGGGCCCATGTCTGCTTGGGGGAATTGTACTCGTCAGAAGCAATAAAGACATGGACACGGTTAATATCCGCGTTCCGGACAATCTCTACGCAGCGGTTGTGCTTCCCGAATTGGAAGTATTGACCGTCGTTGCAAGAAATATTCTCCGTAAAGAAATTCCCCTGAGCGATGCCATTACCCAATGGGGCAATCTGGGGGGAATCATTGCCGGCTTTACTATGTCAGACTATCAACTGATCGGGCGATCGCTCAATGATGTGATCGCCGAACCCTATCGTTCTGCGTTGATCCCCGGATTTTATGATGTCAAAGAGGCCGCCCTCGAGGCAGGCGCATTGGGCTGTAGTATTTCAGGGGCAGGGCCATCAGTATTTGCCCTCTGCGAGGGCGATGTAACTGCATTCCGGGTGGGAATCGCCATGCAAAATGCATTTACACGCGCAGGTATACCCAGCGAGCGCTTTATTTCGACTATCAACACGCTGGGAGCTGAAAGAATCCGCTAG
- the thrC gene encoding threonine synthase — protein sequence MYLYSTKNRQLRASLEEAVLQGLPPDNGLYMPENIGRLADDILGKLDQLTFQEIAFEICRNIFGTTIPEQPLREIIDHTLSFDAPLVRLGENDAVLELFHGPSLAFKDFGARFMSRLISWFVRNENREVTILVATSGDTGGAVAYGFYKTPGVKVIILYPSGKVSELQEKQLTTLGENVTALEVSGNFDDCQAMVKQAFLDVTLKDVVNLSSANSINIARLIPQCFYYFRAWQQIPLSRREKVVFSVPSGNFGNLTAGLMAQKMGLPIAKFIAATNINAIVPHYLETGEFQPGPGKPTISNAMDVGNPSNFARMTDMFQHDLAAMQGVIEGYSFTDDETITAMKEIYRRYQYVMDPHGAVGWQALDTFLKDFPEYYGVVLETAHPAKFLDVVNPALGFEVPVPERLASLADKEKKSIPIGNQYGDLRAILQNFPG from the coding sequence ATGTATTTATACAGTACGAAAAACCGGCAGCTCCGGGCTTCGCTGGAAGAAGCGGTTTTACAAGGACTGCCACCGGATAATGGGCTGTATATGCCTGAAAATATCGGACGTCTGGCTGATGATATTCTCGGGAAGCTCGATCAGCTTACTTTTCAGGAAATTGCTTTTGAAATTTGTCGCAATATTTTCGGAACAACCATTCCTGAACAACCACTACGGGAGATTATTGACCATACACTGAGTTTTGACGCACCACTGGTAAGGTTGGGTGAAAATGATGCTGTACTTGAACTTTTCCACGGCCCATCTCTTGCCTTTAAAGATTTCGGTGCGCGTTTTATGTCGCGCCTTATCTCCTGGTTTGTAAGAAATGAAAATCGTGAAGTAACAATACTCGTTGCCACTTCAGGAGATACAGGTGGCGCTGTAGCCTATGGCTTTTATAAAACACCTGGGGTTAAGGTGATTATTCTATATCCTTCGGGGAAAGTCAGTGAGCTTCAGGAAAAGCAGCTGACTACATTAGGCGAGAATGTAACAGCACTGGAAGTTTCCGGAAACTTCGACGACTGTCAGGCGATGGTCAAACAGGCCTTTCTCGATGTTACCCTAAAAGATGTTGTTAACCTCAGTTCTGCCAACTCGATTAATATCGCGCGGTTGATTCCTCAGTGTTTTTACTATTTCCGGGCATGGCAGCAGATCCCGCTTTCGCGCAGAGAGAAGGTGGTATTCTCCGTTCCCAGTGGAAACTTTGGTAACCTCACAGCGGGGTTAATGGCGCAGAAAATGGGTTTGCCAATAGCAAAATTCATTGCTGCAACCAATATTAATGCCATCGTCCCTCACTATCTTGAGACGGGAGAATTTCAACCCGGCCCGGGTAAACCCACAATTTCCAACGCGATGGATGTTGGCAATCCCAGCAACTTTGCGCGCATGACAGATATGTTTCAACACGATCTGGCCGCCATGCAGGGGGTAATCGAAGGCTATTCATTTACAGATGATGAAACCATAACAGCGATGAAAGAAATTTATCGCAGATATCAGTATGTGATGGATCCTCATGGAGCGGTCGGTTGGCAGGCACTGGATACTTTCCTGAAAGATTTTCCGGAATATTACGGTGTTGTACTTGAAACTGCCCATCCTGCCAAGTTTCTGGATGTCGTTAATCCTGCGTTAGGCTTTGAAGTGCCTGTACCCGAAAGACTGGCTTCACTGGCGGATAAAGAAAAAAAATCTATTCCTATTGGGAACCAGTACGGTGATCTGCGGGCTATTCTGCAAAACTTTCCGGGTTAA